The DNA segment CACGGGTGTTTCGGCGAATCCTCGCGTCGACGAGGTTATGGCCGGTGCCGAGCTCTACAAATCCTCCGAGTGCGATGTGATTGTGGCCATTGGCGGCGGTAGCCCCATGGACTGTGCCAAGGGCATCGGTATTGTGGTCAGCGATGGCCGCAATATTCTGGATTTTGAAGGGGTGGACACCATCGTAAACCCGCCGCCACCGATGATACTGATTCCGACCACGGCTGGAACCTCGGCTGATGTGTCACAGTTTGCGATCATTTCTGACCCTGCCCGTCGCTTCAAATTTTCCATTATCAGCAAAGCGATTGTGCCAGATGTTTCGCTGATTGATCCCGAAGTGACCGAAACCATGAGCAGCTATCTTACTGCCTGCACCGGCGTTGACGCCTTGGTGCATGCTATAGAGGCATATGTGTCTACAGGCAGCGGTCCGTTGACCGATTCTAACGCGCTGGAAGCGATCCGGCTGATTAACCGCAATTTGGAGCCATTAGTGGCTAATACCGCCGATGCGTATTTACGCGAGCAGATCATGTTGGCGTCTATGCAGGCCGGTCTGGCGTTTTCCAATGCCATCTTGGGTGCGGTCCACGCTATGTCCCACAGTTTGGGGGGTTTTCTGGATTTGCCTCATGGACTATGCAACGCCGTCTTGCTGGAACACGTGGTTGCTTACAATTTCCACTCTGCGGAAGAGCGCTTTCGTCGTATTGCAGAAGCGATGAATATCGACACTCGTGGCATGAGCCAGACCGAAATTCAGAAACGCTTGATGAGTCGCATTATTCAGCTCAAGCGCGCCGTGGGGCTAGAGGCCAAGTTGTCAGAGTTGGGGGTCAGGGTGTCTGATATTCCATCTCTCTCTGGTTTTGCATTACAGGACCCGTGTATTTTGACCAATCCTCGCAAGTCGTCACTCAGAGATGTTCAGGTTGTGTATGAAGAAGCCCTTTGATGACGACCGTGGTTATGAGGTGGGTGATTTGTTGGGGCTGGGTCGCCAGTCCGTGCGCAAGAACTACTACCTTGCGC comes from the Marinobacter psychrophilus genome and includes:
- the ercA gene encoding alcohol dehydrogenase-like regulatory protein ErcA — encoded protein: MGHDISALRKFVSPEIVFGAGSRKSVANFASNFGAKHVFLVSDPGVAAAGWVGEIVNLLTDAGIRITVYTGVSANPRVDEVMAGAELYKSSECDVIVAIGGGSPMDCAKGIGIVVSDGRNILDFEGVDTIVNPPPPMILIPTTAGTSADVSQFAIISDPARRFKFSIISKAIVPDVSLIDPEVTETMSSYLTACTGVDALVHAIEAYVSTGSGPLTDSNALEAIRLINRNLEPLVANTADAYLREQIMLASMQAGLAFSNAILGAVHAMSHSLGGFLDLPHGLCNAVLLEHVVAYNFHSAEERFRRIAEAMNIDTRGMSQTEIQKRLMSRIIQLKRAVGLEAKLSELGVRVSDIPSLSGFALQDPCILTNPRKSSLRDVQVVYEEAL